The genomic DNA TTCCTTGAACATATCATGAACCGCTGAATGATTCTGACACCGATTGCGTAACGTGGCTCTGCACAGTACTTTATACTACCCCAGCCCTACAATAGCCTCTTTGGAGATACTGTACGGTGAAATAACTGCTGAAAGTTGGTATGTGCTTACACACCAGTGCTATAGAAAGGTATAAAGGTCAGTGCCATATACAGTCGACTGCAAAAGTTTGGCATGAGTGCTTGCCAAACGGCATCTTCACGACACTTACAGTGTGTCAGCAGCAGTGGAGAGCAGCAGTAGGctggaaattcttttttttttcttttttctgtttgcaTGCATGTCAATTTTCTTACTCAGCACGAGGCTTGTCTAGATTTCTCGTTCTCATGTGACACACTCTTCGATAGCCATGGCGACGCTCTTCTTGTGTTGTCGGTAAACTTTTGGTGCCGATTGTACCATAATTACTGCCTTATTGGAAATGCTTTGTACCACTTTCTTGTTTTGATTGCTTCCACAGAGCTGGCAAGCACCAGCACTACGACGCTGGATCCGTTGCAGCATGCCGACTACTTTGGCCTCGGCAAGATGCTATCGGTGCGCGAGCTTTTTGACGCACGTGTCCACTTGGGTCACAAGGAGGGTCTCCTGAACGACCTCATGCGGCCTTACATATTTGGCTCCAGGCTGGGGTACCACGTCATTGACCTGGAAAAGACTCTCGATCACCTATTCTGCGCGCTCAACTTCGTTGCGCATATTGCCTACCGGGACGGGATCATCTTATTTGTCACCAGGCACCAGCAGGTTAGTTTAAGATATTGCAGAGCCGTTCCTGTTTAGAGCACCCTATGCTGGAGAGCAGACAAATAGTGGCAGATCAGCAGCTGCAAGGTTGAAAGTCCATTCGACACGAAAACACCTGCGTAATCTCCAATAGTCGTTATATAAACTTACACTCTTATACAGGCGAAAAAATCTATAACTTTAGATTTGCATCATTATGTCCGATTATTTGTTATATCATGGTTTGACTTTCTAATATGAATCCTTTTTAAGAAATGAGTCATGTGACTCTAGTGTTGATGTGGCTACCGCTACTCAAAAACACTGTCTCTCGAAAATGAGCAACAGTGTGAAAACATAAATTTCTCTGCCTCAAAGAGCATTGCTCAAGCTCTCCGGACAAAAGTGTGTGCATTTGTACCAGTTTCAGGTGTGGCTAGTTGTCAGATTGAACAAAGTTTGTGCTTGGGGATGATGTGTGTATTGCTCAAAAATATTTAATTGGTGCCATTTAGAAACAAGGCTACAAGAACTACGCTATGTGTCTAGAAGCCATGTAAATGACCTTAAAGCCAGCTTCTCTGGTTTGGAATTTATTGCACTTACACATCTGCACATTTCTTCATCCGTTCATGATGTAAGCTTTGTTAAAGTTTACATTTAGCTCATTTAATCCTTTTACTGGCTAATCCTTTTCGCAACAAGTCTTTTAAAATGTTAGAAGCTGCTGCAGTGTTGCTAAGATTTCAAGAAATGTTTCAGATTTCCCTAACCATAGGCAGGGTTGCCAGGCCTTTAGGACAAAATGTAGCAAAGAAATTCCGAAGAGTAGCCAAAGATTTTGCCAGCTGAAAACTTCATTTggtagccaaaaaagtagccaTGGTGCAAGAAATCAACAATTGTTGATTTTTGACGCAGAAATAAAGAAGTAAAAGCAAAAATGACCTGTAGTTTTCGGCTGCACTGAACATATAATAGAACAAAACAAACATTATCTTATGTTATTGTACCATAATTTACCATAATGACTAGCTGACCTTCTTTGATTAACATCCGCCGCACACTTGTGTGTTTTCTCGTAGCCGAAGTGGTTTtggcattttcacaataaactcACTGCATGCAATCCTTGCACCACTATGACTATCAAAGTAACCGTCACTGGGGGTGGGATTAGGACACCAGCTATTGCTTTAGTCCAACGCAGGACGAGAAAGCCTTTAAGATTAAGGAATTCCTGCTACTCAAAGAGGGATGCTGTATCTCACCTATAAAAAAACTCAATGAGCCTCTTAAATTATCCGTCCCTGACAGTCCCAGGCTGCCTGAGGTAGTGATTTCAGCCAATGAGCATTGTGTGTGAGGCATATCAGGCACTTCTGGACAGCCCAGGACGACAAGCCGAAAAGTATGAAACTCTGTGGAAAAGGTCCACTTGTCACATGGCAGCTATGACATGTTTCCAGCTCCTGGATTTCCTTCTGGCGCATGCAGCATACAAAACCATGGCCTTCTAGATCTGGCTCTTGGCGCTGTTGCTTCGAAGGAGTCGTTGCAGGGAGTGCAATTTGGACACTACCAATACTGATTACCATCACCAAAAGTATCCAGAAAATAGTCAATTCGTCAACCACAATTTTCAGTCCCCTGGAGCCTCTGAAGGTAGCAAATTTATCAAGAAGTCGCCGAACCTGGCAAGCCTGACTGTGGGTGACCTCTTGATGCACATCAGTGTGACTAGCAGTAACTGCTAAGCTTATGCATGTCTCAGCATGACGACCTGAAAGAGTAGATTGGTACCCTTCaagtgcttttgtggcctttctcGTTTCGCATCGTTCTTTCTGGCACTTGCCTTTATATTCATTTCTCTTTCCATGTGTGTCCAATTTTAGGTCTCAAGATCATGTCCTTCGCTGGTCAACATGTGGAACCTCCTGTTCTTGTTTTTCCATTTAAAGAAAGTATGATTGTGTAAAATGCAACTTTACTATAATGAGATTCGACTGTATATCGTGATGTGTGGGGACAGAAGACATGATAAAACAAAATACGTAAAATAAAATATGTGACAGTCAACTTAAATAGCCATTGGCAGGAGTACTAAAGTGTTGGCTGTAGTATATATGTGCAAATACATAGAGTCAAAATTACATCCTCACAAAAGACCATCCATTTGCAATGTGTATCCAGTGCCTGCTTCGAGTAGTAAATCAATTACTAAAGGTTTGCACTGGAGTACTGTTGTTCTCTCTCAGTCCCTATCTTGTCATCGATCGTTTAAATGTGTTAACGGTCGCCTTTGTTCGCAGACCGCCCACATGGTGGAAGAAACAGCCAAGGCATGCCAGGAATTTGCCCACGCCCGATGGTGGCGGCCTGGCCTGTTCACCAATTCGGCGGCACAGTTTGGTACGGTCACACGGCTTCCCGACACAGTGATCCTGCTGTCCACGCTCGACTCTGTGTTTGAGGAACACCTTGCTGTCAAGGAGTGCAACAACATGCTCATCCCGACGGTCGCCATCGTTGACACCAACTGtgacccacggctaatcacctaCCCAATCCCGGGAAATGATGACACGCCATCAGCAATACAGCTGTACTGCAACCTCTTCAAAACTGCCATCCTTCTTGGAAAGGAGCGGCGGAAAAAAGACCAAGAAGAAGCAGTGAAACTGATTGCGACGATGGGTGAAGCCAGTGGTAACATGTCAAAGACGCCAGAAAGCACTTGAAAGGCAAGGACCCAAGTGTCACATCACAGAACTTGTATAGTTAATAGAATGGATTTTGTTAGTTGCCAACCTCGGAGTGGTGTTCATTACTTTATTCAGTGTATGTGGATGCACATGTGCATAcatgcactgttttttttttttcagtacagtATTCGTGTTTTCTTATTAGCAAAGATGCATTAGGTCCACAGCTTGTGCTTTAACTCTATGAACATGTGAAAAGCTTTGCTGTGGGTTTCCGTAGATGTCATGGAATGCAGTGAAATGAATTTGGGGTAGTGAACGTAGCACAAGAGAGACAAGGAAGTGGGTTCCGTGGCTAAAGTTGTGTCCCTAAATCCTGAGAAACAGCAAGTTCTGGTTTTGCTTTGTTCCCATGGTGATTTTAGCACACCTCACTGTTGCAGAGATTATAGACATAATGGTCTGCTGCTTATTTCTTTACTTTGTAAGCTGTGTAAAGCTACTGTTACCACCATCTAATCCCATTGCAACCATCATTAAAGTGCATCCTCAATTCCCAAAATGATGGCCCACTTCTGTGCAAGCTTCAGAGGAACCATTCCTAGTGGCAGCTTGTGAAAAAATGTCACAAGCAAAACTGTTCCCGGGGCAAGATTGTGTGAACATCTTGCTTTGCGAATGCTCGGTGTGTTTTTTACGTCATGGAGTTGGCAGTGTTCAATTTGCGCTCCCAGCTTGCTGTGCTAACGACCGCTCATGAAAGCGTGGCGCTGGCCAATCATGAAAGCTCAAACAAAAGTTTAGAAAGCGAGATGCTAGCATGATCTCGCCCCAGGCCAACAAATCCTTGTTTGCAACTAGCAACAGGTGGTAGGGCTCCTGACATAAGAAATGCAAAAAGCTCTTTGTGAGTACTTCATGATATAATAATACTAAAACTGTCAACTTGTGTTATTTTGACCTTAACAGAACCGGTGGAATTGATTGAATCATCCTGCAAATTATATTGAGTGAAGAGGTAGAAAAAACTTCTACGCACACTTCTGCTACATTTGACAGTTTTCCGATACGAATACTCACCTACTTCTTAGGGCCATGGTAAAACGAATGCTCATAGAAATTCAGCTAGAACCAGGTTTTATAACACAAAACATGCAGCGTGCCTCCAATTCTAGCAATTGAAACGACACAATTTGAAAGCTGCAGATTTTACCTTTACTGAATGGAAATTTATTTACGCCAATTCATAAACGATTTGAGGCAGCTCTTTATGGTTGCCTGTGGACCTCAGCATGTCACCCTCCTGGTTCATTGCATTTGATGTTCCGTATCTACTTAAGTCATTCCGCTACAGACACAAGCCGCTCTATCACACAGACCACTCTACTACAGTCATAAGCAGGATGGTGGACACTTACCCTCCATTTCGTACATAACAGGCAATGCTGTGGAGGCGAGAGAGATTTTTTCCCTGCTCTCATTTGCGATGAATACTCAGTGCATCCTATATGAAAGAAAGACATGTGGGTCTATGTCGTGTGACTCAATGTAACATTCAGGTTAACACTTTCATGTCGCAAAATAGGATGTAATTATTATGTTGACAGCATTGCAGATCTGATCTTATTTGCAACTGAACAAGTGGAGTGAAACTTGTCTGCAACCAGCAGCGCCAGCACACTGCTAATAAGTGTGCATAATTCTTATCAgtagacaactttctgtggctatggaGCTGAAACTGCAGCGTCAAAGCACGCAGGTGTAAGTGCTGCTAGGTATAGCTCCATGCTTAAGTGCAATTTCAGCATACGAATTGGTGTCTGATTTCACTTTATTATTTTAGCATTTATGCAGTATACTGCCGGCCGTGTTTTTTAACATAaacggaatttttaaaaaatcgcTTGGGGCATATAGCATAAGTCTACTTATTGAGCTTGATTACATGAAGAGGTGGAGATTACTTATACCAGTGTCAAACGGCTGCTTTTTATAGTGATAGTGGCCAATCCAGATGAAAATTCTCTACGGGGATAGGCTTCCTCTcacagcttgcgcaaaggagccaatcacaacTAAGGAATTAATTCACACTTGAAAGCTCACCGTGGGACACCTGTACCTGTATTACACTGGAGTTCAAAATGCATATGTTCTATAATGCAACTTATTAGTGTGAAAACTAGAATGAGAGACAACAAGGGAACGGCATACACAGGCACATGGTCAAGTTTTCTAATTAACAGAATTTCACTAATCAATTTTTGAAGTAATTACTTTAGCACCCATATTACAATATTCAAATTGAAGCAAGGGATTTCCAAGGACATCACTGGACCACCCTCTTGAATTTGCAGTTTGTTGACTTGTCTTCGTATCATCTGTCCACAGTTCAATTCAAGTTGATATTTCTGGAACATTCCGATCGTGTTCTTATGTTTTGTCCACAGCTGAACTGGTAAACTTTCACtatacagtggactctctttaaacaGAACCTTAAGGGACAAGGGAAATTAGTCCCGTTTATCGGAAATTGCATTTACTGAGAGTCAGagctgaatacaattgcatgaatacaaagCCCACCAACCGTGAGGATAGTGTTCTGTTTAAGAGGGAGTTCCGTTTAAGTGATTTCCTCTTgttgagattccactgtatagcAAGTTCTTGTACTTAAAGTTTAACTTTTAACACCGAAAAAAACAGCATCTGgaaaaagggtttgtgtttgaggtTCCACTCTACAGAATTGTTTTCTCTTATATTAAAATTACGAACCAATGCTATCCTGTCTGTagattgtgtgtaagtcgtactttacgaattttctgacatagtttactttgagaaattaaattagtttTATAATGCAGTTGTGCCAGGCGGAGGGCCTACAAGCATCATGATGTGTGCTGTTCTTCCACACAGTGCGTGCACACATGGCAAACGTGCACTCAATGTGCCTCTTTGATGCACAGGCGCTGTGCCTGTTGCAGCTGTAGCACAGCGTGTGCTGCAACCGTGACTGGcattaccgtatatactcgtgtaagggccgccctcgtgtaagggccgcaccccaactttgaaagcggatatttcgaaaaaaaaaaaacaaaagttcaaaatgtcccgccagaaaagtgtagttagttcatttacagccagatggcgctgcacgcttttccgcttttattctacttccgccgacgcgccgaccacgctgttgacagcgcgccgccatatttgccttgtgcggcctctttgttggcatcgttcctagcatcgtgtcgatacgttggcagcgcgacttcagatcggtgtcgtcggtgtcactttgttggttgtagtgaaccctgcagaagccagcgcacgtgacggacgatgggccggcatctgagatcattcactgcagcatttaagctgcaagtgattgactatgccgaggagcacgggaagcgggaagctggacgaaagtacgacgtcgatgagaagcgcgtgcgttactggatgaatcagaaagatgccctcgccgctactaacaggagccgaaaggcgtttcgcgggaaaaagtgcaagtacccgcaactcgaaagcgagctcgtcaactacgtcgtcgacacacgaagggacggctacgccgtatcgactgacatgatacgcgtcaaagccctcagcatcgctcgccacatggaaatacccccggcacaattcaaggcaagtcggggctgggctacgcggtttatgaaccgtaaccagctttctattcggcgccgaacgacgatttgccaaaaactgccgcgcgagtacgaagaccacgtcattaagtttcatcgcttcgtgaatgctctcaggagggagcatgaatacgacctgtcccaaattgggaatgcggaccagacacctgtgtggttcgatgcaccggaaagcaccacagtggatttaaaaggtgcgaaaagtgtgtctgtgcgcacgactggtgcagaacgccaaaggtgcactgtgatgttgtgcatcacggcagacggcaggaggcttccgccgtacgtcgtatttaaaaggaagactctcccaaaagagaagttccctcagggaatcgtcgtacgtgcgcaagagaagggctggatgtccgaggaactggtcgttgactggattaagaccgtctgggcaaacagacctggagggctgttacaacggaaagccctccttgttttggacagctttaggggccacttgaccgaccgcgtcaagaaccgagttgccgcaactcgtacggacttggccgtcattcccggtggcctgacgagtgtgctgcagccgctcgacgtatgcgtcaacagaccattcaaagtggaatttcgccgatgttactctgaatggatggctggaggcgtccacgagaagacccctacagg from Dermacentor albipictus isolate Rhodes 1998 colony chromosome 7, USDA_Dalb.pri_finalv2, whole genome shotgun sequence includes the following:
- the mRpS2 gene encoding small ribosomal subunit protein uS2m; the protein is MAPAMRAFVRRFGLYSSFQRNVVSARNISTHEALGQQPSPQPKAEKLASTSTTTLDPLQHADYFGLGKMLSVRELFDARVHLGHKEGLLNDLMRPYIFGSRLGYHVIDLEKTLDHLFCALNFVAHIAYRDGIILFVTRHQQTAHMVEETAKACQEFAHARWWRPGLFTNSAAQFGTVTRLPDTVILLSTLDSVFEEHLAVKECNNMLIPTVAIVDTNCDPRLITYPIPGNDDTPSAIQLYCNLFKTAILLGKERRKKDQEEAVKLIATMGEASGNMSKTPEST